The nucleotide sequence GACAGCTTCTTCAGCGCCGCGTTGGCCGACGCCTTCGCCGCGTCCGGGTTGGCGTTGATCCACTTGTTGGTGTTCACCGAACCGCGCAGCACGGCCTCGACCACGTCCGGGTGTTCCTTGAGGAACGACTGCTTCACGATGATGTTCGTGATCACGAACTTCTTGTCCGGCCACAGGTCACGCTCGTCGAGCAGGATCTTGCCGCCCGCCGCGACCAGCTTGGACGCGGTCGGCTCGGGCACCCAGGCGCCGTCGATCGAACCGGACTTGTATGCGTCCGGGGTGATCTTGTTGTCCGTGCGGACGACGGAGACGTCGCCCTTGCCGGACTGGGCGTCGACCTTCCAGCCCTGGTCCGATATCCAGTTGAGGAACGCCACGTCCTGGGTGTTGCCCAGCTGCGGGGTGGCGATCTTCTTGCCCTTGACGTCCTTCAGGGACTTGATCTTCTTCGGGTTGACGACGAGTTCGACGCCGCCGGAGGCCGAACCGCCGATGATCCGCAGGCTCTGGCCCTTGGTCGCCGTGTAGCCGTTCACGGCGGGGGAGGGGCCGATGAAGCCGATGTCGACACTGCCCGCGTTGAGCGCCTCGATCTCGGAGGGCCCGGCGTTGAAGGTGGCGGGCGCCACCTTCGTGGCACCGAGCTCCTTCTGGAAGATGCCCTGCTCGATACCGACGAGCGCGGTGGCGTGCGTGAGGTTGGGGAAGTAGCCGATCTTCACGGAGTCGGCGGAGAGCTTCTTCGCTCCGGAGGAGGCGGCGGGCTTCGCCGACGCGTCCTTGTCGGAGTCCGAGTCGGAGCCGTAGCCGCAGGACGCGAGGACCAGGGCGACCAGCGGCAGTGCGGCCGCGACGGCGAGGCGGCGGTGCGAGGTGGGACGGGTGGCAGGCACGGGAGGGGTTCCTCTCGTTGGCCCGGAACTTACGCCGCTGCGCGGGGCGGTGGCGAGACCGGGAAGTCGGCAGGTCTTCGGCGGTACGGGTGGAGCGTGCGGAGGGTGCGGGGGGTGAGAAGCTGTTGTCTTGCGCCGGTTGGGATCAGGTCGAGGGGCCTGGTGCCTTCGGATCCAAGGCGGAGGAGGGAGTCGACGCGGAGCGTCGGCGACTGACGACAACGCCGGAGGCGGAGGTGCCAGGCCCCTCGGGCCCCGGCCGGGGTAAGACGACAGCTTCTGAGGGCGCGCGAGCGGTGCGCGTACGTCATCGCGCACATCGCGAGACTCCGCCCGTCCCCGCGCCGAGCGTGCCGCTTCCCACGCGGCCGCCCTCCTTCGCGAATGTCGCGTACACGTCGATGGCCATCAGAAGTCCCATCCCTCGTCGTCCTGGGCGGGGAGCGCCACGGCGCTCTCGGCGGCGAACGCGGCGCCGGCCATGCCGGCCGTCAGCGTCGTACCGTCCGCCGGGTCGATGAGCAGGAACGATCCGGTACGGCGCGAGTCCGCGTAGGCGTCGAGCGCGAGCGGTTCGGCGGTACGGATCGTGACCCGGCCGATGTCGTTGGCGACGAGCCGGCCGGGCGCCGGGTGCTGGGAGAGGTCGTCCAGGGTGAGCCGCGAGGGGATGTCCTTGACGATCGCCTTGACCGTACGGGTGGTGTGCTTGAGCAGCACCCGCTGGCCCACCGTCAGGGGCCGGTCGGCGACATGGCACACCGTCGCCTCGACGTCCTGCGTGGTGCCGGGGGCGCTGGCGGTCGGGGCGATCAGATCGCCGCGCGACACGTCGATGTCGTCGGCCAGCCGGACCGTCACCGACTGCGGGGCCCAGGCGACCGTGACGGACTCGCCGAGCGCGTCGATGCCCTCGACGGTGCTGGTACGGCCTGAGGGCAGCACCGTCACCGCGTCGCCCACGCGCAGCACGCCGGAGGCGATCTGCCCCGCGTAGCCGCGGTAGTCGGGGTGTTCGGCGGACTGCGGGCGGATCACGTACTGGACGGGGAAGCGCGCGGGGCAGTCGGCCAGGTCGTGGCTGACCGGCACGGTCTCCAGGTGCTCCAGGACCGTGGGGCCGCCGTACCAGTCCATGTGCGCGGACGGCTCGACCACGTTGTCGCCGGCGAGCGCCGAGATCGGGATCGCGGTGATCTCCGGGACGCCCAGCGAGGCCGCGTACGCGGTGAACTCCTCGGCTATCGCGGCGAACACCGGCTCCGCGTACGCGACCAGGTCCATCTTGTTGACCGCGAGCACC is from Streptomyces sp. NBC_00370 and encodes:
- a CDS encoding ABC transporter substrate-binding protein, yielding MPATRPTSHRRLAVAAALPLVALVLASCGYGSDSDSDKDASAKPAASSGAKKLSADSVKIGYFPNLTHATALVGIEQGIFQKELGATKVAPATFNAGPSEIEALNAGSVDIGFIGPSPAVNGYTATKGQSLRIIGGSASGGVELVVNPKKIKSLKDVKGKKIATPQLGNTQDVAFLNWISDQGWKVDAQSGKGDVSVVRTDNKITPDAYKSGSIDGAWVPEPTASKLVAAGGKILLDERDLWPDKKFVITNIIVKQSFLKEHPDVVEAVLRGSVNTNKWINANPDAAKASANAALKKLSGAELPADVIDPAWKTIQFTDDPLASTLQAEADHAVKAGLLKKPDLAGIYDLAPLNKILQAAGQPAVDDAGLGAK
- a CDS encoding sulfate adenylyltransferase subunit 1 encodes the protein MTSTGTEKYAEQLATTTLLRFATAGSVDDGKSTLVGRLLHDSKSVLTDQLEAVAHASRNRGQETPDLALLTDGLRAEREQGITIDVAYRYFATPRRRFILADTPGHVQYTRNMVTGASTAELAVVLVDARNGVVEQTRRHAAVAALLRVPHVVLAVNKMDLVAYAEPVFAAIAEEFTAYAASLGVPEITAIPISALAGDNVVEPSAHMDWYGGPTVLEHLETVPVSHDLADCPARFPVQYVIRPQSAEHPDYRGYAGQIASGVLRVGDAVTVLPSGRTSTVEGIDALGESVTVAWAPQSVTVRLADDIDVSRGDLIAPTASAPGTTQDVEATVCHVADRPLTVGQRVLLKHTTRTVKAIVKDIPSRLTLDDLSQHPAPGRLVANDIGRVTIRTAEPLALDAYADSRRTGSFLLIDPADGTTLTAGMAGAAFAAESAVALPAQDDEGWDF